A single Silvibacterium dinghuense DNA region contains:
- a CDS encoding LpxI family protein → MSKLGLIAGNGRFPFLLLDAARAHGVEVVVAAIKEETEPEIEDRARADSGIRVHWLSLGELSRLIDTFHKEGVSRAVMAGQVKHKQIFSSIRPDWRLAKLLLSLRTKNTDMLLGAVAKVLGDEGIELVSSTSYLEPLLAPAGVLTKRAPNETEQRDIDYGRTVALAIAGYDIGQTVVIASQACVAIEAMEGTDAAIERAGALMQTLRDASSGDAASTPQETTLERSLTVIKVAKPKQDMRFDVPVIGIRTLETMRRAGATCLALEAERTLLFDREELVHLADEAGIAIVAVS, encoded by the coding sequence ATGTCGAAACTCGGTCTCATCGCCGGCAACGGCCGCTTCCCCTTTCTGCTCCTCGATGCGGCCCGCGCCCACGGCGTCGAAGTCGTCGTCGCTGCGATCAAAGAGGAAACCGAGCCCGAGATCGAAGACCGAGCCCGCGCCGACAGCGGCATCCGCGTGCACTGGCTCTCGCTCGGTGAGCTCTCCAGGCTCATCGACACCTTCCACAAGGAAGGCGTCTCGCGCGCGGTGATGGCCGGCCAGGTGAAGCACAAGCAGATCTTCTCGAGCATCCGCCCGGACTGGCGCCTGGCGAAGCTGCTGCTTTCGCTGCGCACCAAAAATACCGATATGCTGCTCGGCGCGGTGGCGAAGGTTCTGGGCGACGAAGGCATTGAGCTGGTCTCCTCGACCTCATATCTGGAACCACTGCTCGCGCCTGCCGGCGTACTCACGAAACGCGCGCCCAATGAGACGGAGCAGCGCGACATCGACTACGGCCGCACTGTGGCTCTTGCGATCGCCGGCTACGACATCGGACAAACCGTGGTCATCGCCAGCCAGGCCTGCGTAGCGATCGAAGCGATGGAAGGCACCGATGCGGCCATCGAGCGCGCCGGCGCGCTCATGCAGACGCTCCGTGATGCGTCGTCAGGGGATGCAGCCTCCACGCCCCAGGAAACGACGCTGGAGCGCAGCCTGACCGTCATCAAGGTTGCCAAGCCCAAGCAGGACATGCGCTTCGACGTGCCAGTCATCGGCATCCGCACGCTTGAAACGATGCGCCGCGCCGGAGCTACCTGCCTGGCTCTCGAAGCCGAACGCACGCTGCTCTTTGACCGCGAGGAACTGGTGCACCTCGCCGATGAGGCCGGCATCGCCATCGTCGCCGTCAGCTGA
- the fabZ gene encoding 3-hydroxyacyl-ACP dehydratase FabZ — translation METPNPILDGKQVLDINDIMSILPHRYPFLLIDRLIEIERKKRIVAIKNVSINEPFFAGHFPNYPIMPGVLIVESIAQAGGALLLTEVPDRDQKLMVFTGIERAKFRRPVVPGDQLRIEIDVLNWKPRAVRMKGSCFVEGKLACEATVMCQLVPRQPQQSAAPAAGEEPASTLTTEAPALEPVSQQ, via the coding sequence ATGGAAACTCCCAATCCCATCCTCGACGGCAAACAGGTGCTGGACATTAACGACATCATGTCCATCCTTCCGCACCGCTATCCATTCCTTCTCATCGACCGGCTCATCGAAATCGAGCGGAAGAAGCGCATCGTCGCCATCAAGAACGTGAGCATCAACGAGCCCTTCTTCGCCGGCCACTTCCCGAACTATCCGATCATGCCGGGCGTGCTCATCGTTGAGTCCATCGCCCAGGCGGGCGGCGCGCTGCTGCTGACGGAAGTCCCTGACCGCGACCAGAAGCTGATGGTTTTCACCGGCATCGAGCGGGCGAAGTTCCGCCGCCCCGTCGTCCCCGGCGATCAGCTGCGCATCGAGATCGACGTGCTCAACTGGAAGCCCCGTGCCGTGCGCATGAAGGGAAGCTGCTTCGTGGAAGGCAAGCTCGCCTGCGAGGCGACAGTGATGTGCCAGCTCGTTCCGCGCCAACCGCAGCAGTCCGCAGCTCCGGCCGCCGGCGAAGAACCAGCCTCAACTCTCACGACAGAAGCGCCTGCGCTTGAGCCAGTGAGCCAGCAGTGA
- a CDS encoding nitroreductase family protein has protein sequence MPQNHESEKLKELEKLKHAPATPGVIEEILQRWSPRAFADTPVAPEELKEAFEAARWAASSFNEQPWRFLVGHKGDETYEKIFASLVEFNQSWARRAPVLILSVAKKTFTQNGSPNYYALHDVGAATAYLALGATKLGFHTHSMAGFDREKAQKLFGIPEDFEPGAVTALGYLGDPEVLSDHAKQMELSPRQRKPLSEIVLSAWDKPHSF, from the coding sequence ATGCCGCAGAACCACGAATCGGAAAAGCTGAAGGAACTGGAAAAGCTGAAACACGCCCCCGCCACACCGGGTGTGATCGAGGAAATCCTGCAGCGCTGGAGTCCGCGCGCCTTTGCTGACACGCCTGTCGCCCCGGAAGAGCTCAAGGAAGCCTTCGAAGCCGCCCGCTGGGCCGCCTCCTCCTTCAACGAGCAGCCCTGGCGCTTCCTCGTCGGGCATAAGGGCGACGAGACCTACGAGAAGATCTTCGCCTCGCTCGTGGAATTCAATCAGAGCTGGGCCAGGCGCGCACCCGTGCTCATCCTCTCTGTCGCAAAAAAGACCTTTACCCAGAATGGCTCCCCGAACTACTACGCACTGCATGATGTAGGCGCAGCCACGGCCTACCTCGCACTTGGAGCGACGAAGCTCGGCTTCCATACTCACTCCATGGCCGGCTTCGACCGCGAGAAGGCGCAGAAACTCTTCGGCATCCCCGAAGACTTCGAGCCGGGCGCAGTCACTGCGCTTGGCTACCTCGGCGATCCCGAGGTTCTCTCCGATCACGCGAAGCAGATGGAACTCTCTCCCCGCCAGCGGAAGCCTCTCTCGGAGATCGTCCTCTCCGCCTGGGACAAGCCTCACAGCTTTTAA
- a CDS encoding aldo/keto reductase — protein MTNSIPRVLLGKSDLNVPTLCLGGNVFGWTVPESEAFRQLDAALEAGLNFIDTADVYSRWAPGNQGGESETILGKWFAKSGKRKDVILATKVGMDMGEGKSGLKPAYIEQAVEASLRRLQTDAIDLYQAHRDDESTPLEETLAAFDKLVKAGKVRYIGASNYKGARLAEALKVSRDNGLAAYVSLQPHYSLVERKDFESDLLPVVEQHKLGVIPYFSLASGFLTGKYHSKTDAEGQARAGMVGKYLNDRGFAVVSALEEVAEAHQSTPARVALAWLIAQPGITAPIASATKEKHLTDLVEATKLSLSKGDIEKLNTVSNGKIAE, from the coding sequence ATGACGAACTCCATCCCCCGCGTTCTTCTCGGCAAATCCGATCTCAACGTCCCCACCCTCTGCCTGGGCGGCAATGTCTTCGGCTGGACCGTTCCTGAGTCCGAAGCTTTCCGTCAGCTCGATGCGGCGCTGGAAGCGGGCCTCAATTTCATCGATACTGCCGACGTCTATTCCCGCTGGGCTCCCGGCAATCAGGGAGGCGAATCCGAGACGATCCTCGGCAAGTGGTTCGCAAAAAGCGGCAAGCGCAAGGATGTGATCCTGGCCACCAAGGTCGGCATGGACATGGGTGAGGGAAAGAGCGGCCTCAAGCCCGCCTATATCGAGCAGGCCGTCGAAGCCTCGCTGCGCCGCCTGCAAACCGATGCCATCGACCTCTACCAGGCGCACCGCGACGACGAGTCGACGCCACTCGAAGAGACTCTCGCAGCCTTCGACAAACTCGTCAAAGCCGGCAAAGTTCGCTATATCGGAGCGTCAAACTATAAAGGTGCGCGGCTTGCTGAGGCCCTCAAGGTCAGCCGGGACAACGGCCTCGCCGCGTATGTCTCCCTGCAGCCGCATTACAGTCTGGTCGAACGTAAGGACTTCGAGTCCGACCTGCTCCCCGTCGTCGAGCAGCACAAGCTGGGCGTGATTCCCTACTTTTCGCTGGCCAGCGGCTTCCTGACCGGCAAATACCACAGCAAGACGGACGCCGAGGGCCAGGCCCGCGCCGGCATGGTCGGCAAATACCTCAACGATCGAGGCTTCGCCGTCGTCTCCGCGCTCGAAGAGGTGGCGGAAGCCCATCAGTCCACGCCTGCGCGGGTGGCTCTCGCCTGGCTCATCGCCCAGCCCGGCATTACCGCACCTATCGCCAGCGCAACCAAGGAGAAGCACCTCACCGATCTCGTCGAAGCGACGAAGCTCTCACTCTCCAAAGGCGATATCGAGAAGCTGAATACGGTCAGCAACGGCAAAATCGCCGAGTAA
- a CDS encoding diacylglycerol/lipid kinase family protein has protein sequence MRRVLFFLNPLLMQRRNRRALVEGLAHQLRGEGCEVELQDTLSAHSAGEQAKEAVAAGFDTLFVCGGDGTLFQVIQGVAGSEAAIGIIPFGTGNVLAQNLRLPRDPVSAFALLRSAQAVSVPLGRITCKSPGHAQDRTWYFTIAAGMGVHAALMNLAPTGNGKRVGGRAAYFTGGIRLLLQHPVDPFDLQLTLADGSERTLRASELIAVRVPEINIWRPGGNLEAPLLQVAVVPETTRLGLAHASYHALLTRKSSGHSRLPYPEYLTATQLACRPIQSHVYQSPLLVEADGEVIGLKRATITIAQRRLRLLWPR, from the coding sequence ATGCGTCGCGTCCTCTTCTTCCTTAATCCGCTGCTGATGCAGCGCCGCAACCGCCGCGCCCTCGTCGAGGGCCTCGCCCACCAGCTTCGCGGGGAGGGCTGCGAAGTCGAGCTGCAGGACACGCTTTCTGCGCACTCCGCGGGAGAGCAGGCAAAGGAAGCCGTCGCTGCCGGCTTCGATACCCTCTTTGTCTGCGGTGGCGACGGCACGCTCTTTCAGGTCATCCAGGGCGTCGCCGGCTCCGAGGCCGCCATCGGCATCATCCCCTTCGGCACCGGCAACGTCCTCGCCCAGAACCTGCGCCTGCCCCGCGATCCCGTCTCCGCCTTTGCTCTTCTTCGCAGCGCACAAGCAGTTTCCGTCCCGCTCGGCCGTATCACCTGCAAGAGTCCCGGCCATGCGCAGGACCGCACCTGGTACTTCACCATCGCCGCCGGCATGGGCGTCCATGCCGCGCTCATGAACCTCGCCCCAACTGGAAACGGCAAGCGCGTCGGCGGCCGCGCAGCTTACTTCACCGGCGGCATCCGCCTGCTTCTCCAGCACCCGGTCGATCCCTTCGATCTGCAACTGACGCTCGCCGATGGCAGCGAGCGCACACTCCGCGCCAGCGAGCTCATCGCCGTCCGTGTACCCGAGATCAACATCTGGAGGCCGGGCGGCAATCTCGAAGCTCCGTTGCTGCAGGTTGCCGTCGTTCCTGAAACGACGCGCCTCGGCCTCGCTCACGCCAGCTATCACGCCCTGCTCACGCGCAAGAGCAGCGGCCACTCGCGACTGCCCTACCCCGAATACCTCACGGCCACGCAGCTGGCCTGCCGCCCCATCCAGAGCCACGTGTATCAGTCGCCTTTGCTGGTGGAGGCAGACGGCGAGGTCATCGGCCTCAAGCGTGCGACCATCACCATCGCCCAGCGCCGTCTCCGCCTGCTCTGGCCGCGCTGA
- the lpxA gene encoding acyl-ACP--UDP-N-acetylglucosamine O-acyltransferase — protein MSIHPTAIVAPGAVVPESCTVGPYCTIGPNVILGQGCELVSHVVLDGHLTVGARNRFFPFACVGVPPQDLKYKGEPTGATLGDDNTIRESVTISRGTVGGGGTTRVGSGCLIMAYAHIGHDSVVGNSCILANAATLAGHVVVEDYAVVGALNQVHQFCRIGKYAYLGGGTTVTQDVLPFSLTSAKRETHAYSVNKVGLERRGFTKEQLRAIQYAYRVLLAAKLNTSQAIERLKSEGIATEDVDYLITFIESAARGIHK, from the coding sequence GTGAGCATCCATCCCACCGCCATCGTCGCGCCTGGCGCGGTCGTGCCGGAGTCCTGCACCGTGGGGCCTTATTGCACCATCGGCCCCAACGTCATCCTCGGCCAAGGCTGCGAGCTCGTCTCGCACGTCGTCCTCGATGGCCACCTCACCGTGGGCGCACGCAACCGCTTCTTCCCTTTTGCCTGCGTCGGCGTGCCGCCGCAGGATTTGAAGTACAAGGGCGAGCCCACCGGCGCCACACTCGGCGATGACAACACCATCCGCGAGTCGGTGACCATCTCGCGCGGCACCGTTGGCGGAGGAGGCACCACCCGGGTCGGCTCAGGCTGCCTCATCATGGCCTACGCGCACATCGGTCATGACTCGGTCGTCGGCAACTCCTGCATCCTGGCCAATGCAGCCACGCTTGCCGGTCACGTCGTCGTCGAGGACTATGCCGTCGTCGGCGCGCTCAATCAGGTGCACCAGTTTTGCCGCATCGGCAAGTATGCTTACCTTGGCGGAGGCACCACCGTTACGCAGGATGTGCTGCCCTTCTCGCTGACCTCGGCCAAGCGCGAAACCCACGCCTACAGCGTGAACAAGGTTGGCCTCGAGCGCCGCGGCTTCACCAAGGAACAGCTCCGCGCCATCCAGTACGCCTACCGCGTGCTGCTCGCCGCCAAGCTCAATACCTCGCAAGCCATCGAACGGTTGAAGAGCGAAGGCATTGCCACCGAAGACGTGGATTACCTGATCACCTTCATCGAATCCGCCGCCCGCGGCATTCACAAGTAA
- a CDS encoding DinB family protein has translation MPASIAESFRDGCAALESALRAVPEALADTPWRAGGWTRKQILGHMIDSAANNHQRFVRAAIDGDYTGPFYQQEAWVEAHGYTAMSWPVLLRWWQNYHELLIAVVERIPSERLDSPCRVGTNPPVTLAFLIEDYLAHQQHHLRQIQS, from the coding sequence TTGCCGGCTTCTATCGCTGAAAGTTTTCGTGACGGCTGCGCAGCGCTTGAATCCGCGCTGCGCGCCGTGCCTGAAGCGTTGGCGGACACTCCCTGGCGCGCCGGCGGCTGGACACGCAAACAAATCCTCGGCCACATGATTGACTCTGCCGCAAACAATCACCAGCGATTCGTGCGCGCTGCGATTGACGGCGATTACACCGGGCCTTTCTATCAACAGGAAGCCTGGGTCGAAGCGCATGGTTATACCGCCATGTCCTGGCCCGTGCTGCTCCGCTGGTGGCAGAACTACCATGAGCTGCTGATTGCCGTGGTCGAGCGCATTCCCAGCGAGCGCCTCGATTCTCCCTGCCGGGTTGGTACCAATCCGCCCGTCACCCTCGCCTTTCTCATCGAGGATTACCTCGCCCATCAGCAGCACCATTTGCGCCAGATCCAGAGCTAG
- a CDS encoding ABC transporter permease: MRKLRAFLLRLAGVWRKDEGDFAAEFESHLTMEIEDGVRGGLSEQEARRQALIRHGGYAQTQQAWREQRGLPWLEILLRDLSRGARTLWRAPGFALAAVAIVALGIGANVALFTLVRAVLLRPLPFAQPSRLVAVYGMDAPGEEASGNLVAPGDYYDWRKTAAFEGMAIWRVSGFNMAGAAGELPEFVEAGSGSAELLPVLGVRPVLGRWFSTQEDTSGGPLVTVLSWNLFERRFHGNPAVLGTTMRLNMQAYTIVGVLPREFAYPDGEIALWVPFHADTAAKLIDNHYAHLAHVIGRLMPGVTAQAADAELTAIQRQIVAQFGAAGSVRKLVETRPMQSDMARDVRQPLLVLQAAVGCLLLIGCLNLANLMVARGAGRRREIAVRTALGSSRLRLCIEQVAESLVLCATGGAAGMALAMLAVRWLVRHWNGLPQTESVHVDGVVLLFAMGLVMLTGVLSGLVPALAATGGGLRSSSRGMTEALKDNARTMSAGAGRTRLLRSLLAAEVGLTVVLLVCAGLLFTSFLRLKGEEIGCATDNVLTMRFFLRGHAYRQPAQIAALDTALLEKVRALRGVEAAGLTNVVPGDGYYSDRSVWLRGEDENRASPHDQPLFRTADPGYFAAMGIPLLRGRTFAENERLDNHHVVVVSRLFAREFFGAKDAVGQVIRTQLGWDVETFEVVGVVGDTPWELGAQERPMIWFPIFSGAPASSDAVLVIRSSGDVEQLALPVQKIVASLDADLPVTRILTMNQVLGLATADSQRNATLLGAFAGLSLLLAAVGLYGVLSYVVAQRRGEIGIRMALGARREEVLRLMLGSGLRPALWGLGCGIVVSLGATQALRATLYATKPLDAGVYAGTVAVLLAAAIAACLVPAWRAAKTDPMAALRAE, from the coding sequence ATGCGGAAGCTGAGAGCATTTCTGCTGCGGTTGGCGGGCGTGTGGCGCAAGGACGAAGGCGACTTTGCCGCAGAGTTCGAGAGCCATCTGACGATGGAGATCGAAGATGGAGTGCGAGGTGGTCTCAGCGAGCAGGAGGCGCGACGGCAGGCCTTGATCCGGCATGGAGGCTATGCGCAGACGCAGCAGGCATGGCGCGAGCAGCGCGGGCTGCCGTGGCTGGAGATCCTGCTGCGCGATCTCTCGCGCGGAGCGCGGACGTTGTGGCGCGCGCCGGGCTTTGCGCTGGCGGCGGTGGCGATTGTGGCACTGGGCATCGGAGCAAACGTGGCGCTGTTCACACTGGTGCGCGCGGTGCTGCTGCGGCCGCTGCCTTTTGCCCAGCCCTCGAGGCTGGTGGCCGTCTACGGCATGGACGCGCCGGGTGAGGAGGCTTCGGGCAACCTGGTGGCTCCGGGTGATTACTATGATTGGCGCAAAACGGCAGCCTTCGAGGGCATGGCCATCTGGAGGGTCAGCGGCTTCAACATGGCGGGCGCGGCGGGTGAGCTGCCGGAGTTCGTCGAGGCGGGCTCGGGCTCGGCTGAACTGCTGCCGGTGCTGGGTGTAAGGCCCGTGCTGGGGCGATGGTTCTCGACGCAGGAAGACACAAGCGGCGGCCCGCTGGTCACGGTGCTGAGCTGGAACCTCTTCGAGCGGCGCTTTCACGGCAACCCGGCGGTGCTGGGCACGACGATGCGGTTGAACATGCAGGCCTACACTATCGTCGGCGTGCTGCCGCGTGAGTTTGCGTATCCCGATGGGGAGATCGCGCTCTGGGTGCCTTTCCATGCCGATACGGCGGCGAAGCTGATTGACAACCACTACGCGCACCTGGCGCACGTGATCGGCCGGCTGATGCCGGGCGTGACGGCGCAGGCCGCCGACGCAGAGCTGACGGCGATCCAGAGGCAGATCGTGGCGCAATTCGGCGCGGCTGGCTCGGTGCGCAAGCTGGTGGAGACGCGTCCGATGCAGAGTGACATGGCGCGGGACGTGCGACAGCCTCTGCTGGTATTGCAAGCCGCCGTGGGGTGCCTGTTGCTGATCGGATGCCTCAATCTGGCCAACCTGATGGTGGCACGCGGCGCGGGGCGCCGCAGGGAAATTGCGGTGCGCACGGCGCTGGGCTCGAGCCGGTTGCGACTGTGCATCGAGCAGGTGGCCGAGAGCCTGGTGCTATGCGCGACGGGCGGCGCAGCAGGCATGGCGCTGGCCATGCTCGCGGTACGCTGGCTGGTGCGCCATTGGAATGGGCTTCCGCAGACGGAGAGCGTGCATGTGGATGGCGTGGTGCTGCTCTTTGCGATGGGCCTGGTCATGCTGACCGGCGTGCTCTCGGGGCTGGTTCCTGCATTGGCCGCGACCGGCGGCGGCCTGCGCAGCAGCTCGCGGGGAATGACCGAAGCCCTCAAGGACAATGCGCGCACTATGAGCGCCGGTGCGGGCCGCACGCGGCTGCTGCGCTCGCTGCTGGCGGCCGAGGTCGGTCTCACCGTGGTGCTGCTGGTCTGCGCGGGGCTGCTCTTCACCAGCTTTTTGCGGCTCAAGGGGGAAGAGATCGGCTGCGCGACCGACAACGTCCTCACCATGCGCTTCTTCCTGCGCGGCCATGCTTATCGTCAGCCCGCGCAGATCGCGGCGCTCGATACCGCATTGCTCGAAAAGGTGCGTGCATTGCGCGGCGTCGAGGCCGCGGGCCTTACCAACGTGGTACCGGGGGACGGCTACTACAGTGACCGGAGCGTGTGGCTGCGGGGCGAAGATGAAAACCGTGCCTCACCGCATGACCAGCCGCTCTTCCGCACCGCCGATCCCGGATACTTCGCGGCCATGGGCATTCCTCTGCTGCGCGGGCGCACCTTCGCGGAGAACGAGCGGCTCGACAACCATCACGTGGTGGTAGTGAGCCGCCTCTTTGCGCGCGAGTTTTTCGGCGCAAAGGATGCGGTGGGGCAGGTAATCCGCACTCAGCTCGGATGGGATGTCGAGACCTTCGAAGTGGTTGGCGTGGTGGGCGATACGCCGTGGGAACTGGGCGCACAGGAGCGGCCCATGATCTGGTTTCCGATCTTCTCCGGCGCGCCTGCATCGAGCGACGCGGTGCTGGTGATACGGAGTAGCGGCGATGTGGAACAACTCGCATTGCCCGTGCAGAAGATCGTGGCCTCGCTCGATGCAGACCTGCCGGTGACGCGCATCCTCACCATGAACCAGGTGCTGGGGCTGGCGACGGCCGACTCGCAGCGCAACGCGACGCTGCTGGGAGCGTTCGCCGGTCTTTCTCTGTTGTTAGCTGCGGTGGGACTCTACGGCGTGCTCTCGTACGTGGTGGCGCAGCGCCGCGGAGAGATAGGCATTCGCATGGCGCTGGGCGCGCGGCGGGAAGAGGTGCTGCGCCTGATGCTGGGGAGCGGCCTGCGACCTGCGCTGTGGGGGCTGGGATGCGGCATCGTGGTGAGCCTGGGAGCGACGCAGGCGCTGCGCGCGACGCTTTATGCGACGAAGCCGCTCGATGCGGGTGTATATGCGGGAACGGTCGCGGTGCTGCTGGCTGCGGCCATTGCCGCATGCCTGGTGCCTGCATGGCGCGCGGCAAAGACCGATCCCATGGCGGCGCTGCGCGCAGAATGA
- a CDS encoding peroxiredoxin produces MSRTVLIAAAVVVVILGALVVRSFAADAGTLPQEGQTAPTFTLPNQEGQSISLDSYKGKWVVLYFYPKDMTSGCTLEAHNFQRDLDKYKAANAVILGVSVDSVDSHKQFCTKDSLSFNLLADPDKNTVNAYGSLGNYMGIKIANRNTFLIDPNGKIVKVWTKVSPGGHSDEVLTALAGFEKKG; encoded by the coding sequence ATGTCCCGCACCGTATTGATCGCCGCCGCAGTTGTCGTCGTCATCCTGGGCGCACTCGTCGTGCGCAGCTTCGCCGCCGACGCCGGCACCCTCCCGCAGGAAGGGCAGACCGCACCCACCTTTACCCTGCCCAACCAGGAAGGCCAGTCCATCAGCCTCGATAGCTACAAGGGCAAGTGGGTGGTCCTCTACTTCTATCCCAAGGACATGACCTCCGGCTGCACGCTCGAGGCGCACAACTTCCAGCGCGACCTCGACAAGTACAAGGCCGCGAACGCCGTCATCCTCGGCGTGTCGGTCGATTCGGTCGATAGCCACAAGCAGTTCTGCACCAAGGACTCGCTCAGCTTCAACCTGCTCGCCGATCCGGACAAGAACACCGTCAACGCATACGGCTCGCTCGGCAACTACATGGGTATCAAGATCGCGAACCGCAACACCTTCCTCATCGACCCCAACGGCAAGATCGTGAAGGTGTGGACCAAGGTTTCGCCCGGCGGACACAGCGATGAGGTCCTCACCGCACTGGCAGGCTTTGAGAAGAAGGGTTGA